CTATGCACATATGATAAAGACAGCATATTGCTGTGATAGCCTTGAACCAAATTTGTAAGTTTGGGAcactgggagcaggaggtgagGTGCAATTATCATTGGTAAGAAGTCAGAGTGACCAAACCATTGGCTGAAATGTGGAATTTTTCAAGCACAGCCAGATTGTTTGAAAAATAGTGCAGACCACAATGCAAGGGTTTTACCCACTTCTCAGAAATGTATGTGTACACGTGAACCCACTGCATGGAGCTCCCTTAGGGGGCTGTGTCTATATCTGTgacaagagaaacaaaaatataagGTTCCCAGCTGCATCCTGAACTCAGCTGTTGTAGTTACTCCGCAGCACATCTGCTAAGCATCTGAAAGCATCCAGATGTTGGCTCTAATGCTATACCAGTGTACTTCCTCCAGTGAATGAGACagttcctgctgtccctgtgttgTTTGTGTAACCCATCGTGGCACTCGGTGCAAAGCCCAGTGTGCTTTAAGCCATCTCAAAAAGTGCCAAGTGTctggccctgcctggctctgcagatAACTAGTTCACAGAGTTTCTTCAGGATTGGCTTTTCAGTCTCATCCCTGAGATCTGCGCTCCAAACAGAGCTAGGATGGCTTCTGGGCCACGTTCAGTTTAGTTTTGCAATGCAACTTAATTTCCCATAAGCTTTGCTCTTTGCCTGGGGTGGCTGTATGGAGCCTTTCCTGCATGGCAGGTACCACTCAGTCACTAAAAGAGCCTGGCAAAATTCACTTTGGCAACACAGCCTTTGGGAACAGCGGGAGAGCCTTGTCCCACACCTCCTTCCTGCTGGTGAGATGTCAAGGAGTGATCATTTTTAGTGTTGCAGAAAATCAGCTGGTTTTCATGTGCAGTGCTTTATCTGACTGGACTTTCTTCTCCCTGGGTGGGGATGCTGTACTTTGATAAACTaggaaaggatgaaagaaataGGTGTTTCTCCTTTGCCTGCTCCATTAGCATCTTCCTAAATGGGGTGAGCTGACCAGGAGATATTTTTGTCTCCTCTCACCTCTCAGCCCTATTCTCACACTCGCAGCTACCTTTGAGCTGCGGGACTTTGCAGAGCACATTGTGGCTTGCATTGGCTCAGCCCGAGCTCAGTCACCCAAAACCTTGCAGGTCTCTTTTAAAACATCATTCAATCTGTCCACTATggagtttcttttcttttttttttttccccactcttgCTTctgacatcatttccccagcacTAAATTCACCGAGCTCTGTAGCCAGATCGTCTCCTCAGCATATGATGCAAGGAGCTCTTTGAAATGGATTTCGGCTCTCCTTTGACTCTGCTCTGCTTGCTGGTGATAATAACTGTTACTCAAGGTAGGTAGGATTTTTCTTTATTGGGGTTGGCACAGGTTTGCCTAGATGAGCAGACACCCTAATTTTGCTCCAAGATCTTTTTAAGGACGATACCAGGTTTGGGGTGACATCAAATAGTGTAGCTGCTAATGCATGAAAGAGGAAGTCAGACCAAAGTATGACAGATTATTTTTCCAGTAAAGTAATAATATTGTACTTTCTGAGTGTCCTTTGTCTGGAGAAGCTTTTCAGCGGGGAATGTAAGGTCCTTGTATGTAGAATTCTGGCTGGAGAGCGACGTGGTCCAGCTCCCAACTCAGTGTGACCTTGGGTTAGTCCCCAAGCTGCTGTCACCCTGCCATTTACCCACCTCTGATTTACACACAACAACTTAATAATGTGCAAGACCTGTTCGAGTTAAAGCTGTGACCTTACTCTTTGGGTGAAAGCAGCTGTGCACCTGAAGCTGTTGTTTCTGCTACCTTCTGTGCAAGGTCCACAGCGCTGATGCCCCGAGGACCTTTCTTTGCACAGTCTCTCATCTCTGATGGGGGCTGGTAGATGGCCATCTTAAATTCATAGGGAGAGAAAAGACCAGCTGttcagccttttttcccccctgttgTGCATGGTGTGCACACCATTCCTGTGCTGTTGAGGTGGGGGAAGTTGGACCTTATAGAAATCCTCAGATTTTCAATCACTGGTGATCCAGCTTGTCCCTAGGATTGGGTCTGTCCCTCTTATGTCTCAGCTGGGCATTTTccttcctgggaggcagccaggaggggatggatggacatGGCAAGCTTGCTTTCCTTTCAGGCTCTGCCATCTGGACTGGTGTGCTCAGCGGCGACTCAGCAGTCTTTTCTTTGGAAATCCAAAGCCTGCAGAACTTCTCCAGCATGAGCAAGGAGGATAAGAAATGCTCTACCACTGTCCTAAATGATACCTTGCTGGCCAAGTGTGGCACTTCTGCCAGTAGATGGCTGAACTTAGAGAACGGCTCCCTAGTGCTGAGGAGTGTGGAGAAGGAAGATGAAGGAAAATACggatttgtttttcagaacacCGCGAGAAATTTTACACTGGAAGTGTTTGGTAAGTGGCTTTCTTAGCAACAAAAAGCTTCTGAACTTGTTGGAAGCCTGATGCCTTgaaatttttccaaagaaacCGCTTGAGCTTGCAGGAGCTATAGgtgctcctgggagctgtgccagtctccctcctgtcccttgtAGCCTCAGAATTCCTGCTCCCTCTTGTGTGCCCGCTCATCCATCTGCAGGCagcaaagacagaaacaaaGTCACTTCTGTACAGGATCCAGCTCATTGCTTGTGTTAATATGGAGAAGGCTTAGGAGGGTTTGTCctcctgctgagcagtgctccaGGCAGACAGAGAGCCTTGCTCTGGTCCTCATCGCCACCGTTCCTTTTGCAGGGCTTTCACTTACACAGGCTTCTCAGATAAATGGAAGCGCACGAAACTGTAATGAAAATGTCTGAGCAAACTGGTCTCAGTGAAGACAAATGAACCCTTACACCTTTTGGGTGCAAACAGGCGGAACTGCTGTGCACAGTAGGTCAAAGATGTGACTCCTTGGTGTAAAGAACAGGGGCTTAGACTGGAAGTAGTCAGAGACTGCAGAAGTGTCCTGGCTTTAACCTCCATTTCAGTGGATTTACTTTGGGAACATTTGCCTTCTCCTTCTGTTCTGTTGCCACCCCTAAGGCAGGGAAAAACTTTCACTGCCAACATGTTTCTGGAGGCAGGGAATTTTAACTGAAGATGATGTCCTAGCACAAGAAAGTGATTTCTGAGCTTATTTCCATGGATACATGTTCTCAGTGTTACTCCTGCTGTCCTAAAACCATCTCAGTTCTCTATCTAGTTTGTATGTGCAAAGTGGCAAGTGTAGCAAATAGGTTTGCTCCTTGTAGTAGACTGAAAGAGAGAAATTCAGGGAAATCTAGTAAGAGTAATGATtcattgatttattttaaaatgtcctaGTCTGGGTATTCCATCTAACTGCAGGTGTCTTGTATTCATGGCCATGTTGGCCATGATTTGCACCAGTTCCCCTCTAAAATGGAAGAAGGGGCAGAGTGACAGCAAAAGTACAAACCTCTGGTGGAGGGGAGGGCTGAGTTTCCTCCAAAGCTATGATTATCTGCTGATTACGGAGGAGCTGGTACATGCTTTGGATGTTTCCACCATCCTCTCAGACCAGgggcatttatttatttatttatttatttatttatttatttatttatttatttatttatttatttcaatgtcaggaaaatgaaaatatgccAGATTTTGGTGGCATCCCCAAAACAGGAATCAGGAGTCACTAGCAGGGTTGGGGTGGGCACTGTTCAGCATTTCAGGGCAGAGTGCAGGCACTCAAGAGTCTGGTTACTTGTTTCTGTGCTCCCCTCATACAGTAGATGTGGTATTGCTGGGAAGGAAAGCTTCTGTTCAGCTTGTGTCCACTGCTGAGTCCCCTCCTCacctctctctttcctccctgTTCCCCTTGCCCCATGCTGCGTGTGACCAGAGCCGACCATTGGTATCCAGTGCTTCCCTGATGGAACTGCAGAGCTGTCCTGCAACGTGGCCAGCAACGAGATCCTGGTCTTTAGGTGGCTGCTGAATGGCACCCACCTGAAAGCCGAGGGGGCTTGCATTAAGGATGCTGGGAAGAAGGTTCACCTGGGCAAAACTGAGCCTGGGGAGTTTGTGTGCGAGATTTTGAAGGGGAACAGTGTCACGAGGACCAGGCCCATTACGCTGTCTTGCAGCTACGGTGAGTAATGGCaaagaaaatcttccttttgGTCTCTtgcagcagccagctgaggGGTTGTTGGTgtccccaaaataaaaaattctgctgTTCTCTGGCATCTCCCTTCCAGAGTTACCAAATCCTGCCTTTAGAAAGTGACCCCTtgatttccttctccctcttgTGCCTTGGACTGATACAGCCTACAGCCACAGATGGGATGAGTTTGTTGAGGGGGCCCTTTTACCCCACTTTGCAGCAAGGCTGGATCTCCATCTGTCTCTTTTCCTACTTTTTGGTGATGGGGATTTGCACCTTCCCGTGCACCAATCCTCTATGCTGCTTTAAAAACACAGGCTGCTTCCAGTTCTGATGTGCATCCACAACCCAGATGCCTTCCAGTTTCTGTGCATCCCCATTAAAACCCTTCCACTGGTTCAGCCCTGTTGCTGCTGGACTCAATTGAGGTGTTTTGCCCCAtctcttttcctcttatttACGGCAGAAGCACAAAAGATTTTCTGATCTATACAAATGTCTCTCCATCAGCCCCATCCATCAGAAGTGGGTAAAGACACAAGCCATTTACCTATGGAATGTAGAGTTTTTCCCCTCCATATCCTTGCTCAGACATGTAAGTCTGCGAGAAAGCTGAGAATTTATCCATTTGCAAGCTATTCATAAATGCTGAGTATTCTGCTTGAATAAGGCCAGAGTTTAATGAGACAGAAAGTCTGGATCCTTGGGTATAATTTAATTTGTACCTCCAGTAGTGAAGGTTCTTCTACTGTTTGGCAACAAAGATGGTTATCAAAGCTGCAGGCATAACGTAACTATAGGGTTTTTGACAAATTTTGctgtaatttaaatttaatcacTTTTGCCACTAGAGAACCTGTACTGTAGCCTTTTAGAACTTGTCTGGGACATTCCAGCTCATGGCAGATACTGTCTTTTCTTTAGTGGTTGGCATGTGGTTGGTGGGAAAGCACCCCTCCTGACCCAGACCCCGTGTCCAGTGTGGGGGCATtcagcagaggtgctgtgggCTCTCTGTGCCTTCTCCCTCTGGCACCACTGCCCAGTCTGTGCAGATTTGGCATTTGTGCCTGTGGAGCACTGCTCCGGATTTTGCCCAGCTAAATTGGCTGGAGGCTGTTCTGTGCAGACCCAAGCTGGCCGAAGCACTGGGGAATGAGGATCTCCACATCCATGTGAACATCCATGAGCAGTTCAGTCAAGCCCTGTGAGAAATCACACAAGTGCTGACAGGTTCCATGGTTGATCCTGCGTGGCTGCCCATTCCCCTGGGTGCGATATCTGTTCCCTGTTTCCCCTTGGAAAGCTCATGAGGGAATTTAGTGATGTCTCTTTAAGGATGGACATGCACATAAACACATATTTGGAAGGgtctgaaagaaagaaagaaaatggcagTGATTCCACTTTTTAGTCATCAACTGCAACCACATTTGGAAAAAGTGAATTAAAGCAATTCTGAATACCAGTAAAATCGACTGGGGAGGGAAATGGGttcatttaatttaattgaAGATTAACTAATTATTTTTGTGGGTTATTATTTGCTCCAGGCAATGGGCTGAATTTAGTTTTTCCGCTGTAGGTATATGATCTACATAAAAACATCCATTTGGGCAACCTGTTGGCtgatgaaattaattttgaataaCCAAGAAACAATTTGGCAGAAATGCCGTAAACTTACTAGGCAACACAGGGCTCTGAACACACAGGATTCAGAAGAATCAACATATATAAAAGACTTTTATTGATTAATTACTTGTTTATTGCTTATTTTTAACACAATATTTCATCTCAAAAAGACCTTATTAACAAGTGGCaaatttttaggaaaaagattcagaaaaaaatttccaacttgtatttataattttcagaaTATTCTCTAAGCGTTCATCAACTAAAATAATTagggaaattattttagttgatgaaagtttttaattttgaatacGGATTTTTTTGAACTTGTTAATTGTTCTTAAAAAGACTGGAACAAGCACTCTGAAAATACCACAAGCACCTGTGTGCAGTTGCTTTTGCTATCCTGGTGAGTAGGTGGAGTATGATGGTGTGTAGTATATCCTGGAACATTTAAAATTCTTCCCAGTCTCTGGAGATATGAAGCAATCTGTGCTTTTGAGGGCTTGAAATAAGCTCCAAATGAGCCTGTTggttgctgctgtgctgtgcaggcatGTGTGCTGCTGAAAAGCAGTTAAATTATTCAGAAAGGGATGGCACAGGCTCACCTAAGGAGTTTTAAGGAATTTATGTTAAAGTGGagttgtgtggggttttttttgcatatgGCAAGAAGAGTTTTCCTAGAGGCCTGCCCAGGTTGGAGGAGATGATCTCAGTGAAGGAGCAAGCCTGGATGGGTCTCTCGGTGCCCCGTAccagctgcctgctcagcagcagcaaacgTGCAGGTCTGCCCTGTCACAGCAACCCTGAGcaagggctgctgagctgggaaatAATCACCAGTGACTTGTGCTGCCCTTCTGCTCAGCCATCTGCAGCCCTCGCTCCTGCTGCGGGTTCCgtgctcctggctgggcaggggaacAGGGTGGAATCCTTCcccgagcagcagcagagccaggaaggatttttttccctacagcTCTGGCTCGAGTGGCCACAGTCTTGGTGCCTGAGGCAGTGCAGGCTCTGATGAGACATGCTCTGGGGTTGGTGCAGTCTTTACATGACTGTCCTAAGCAGATTCTCTGATGCCAGCTCTGAGGGTAGactctgcagcttttccttcagGAGGAGCTATAGTGGAAGCAGGCGATCCCCCAGCCAGGGAATAATGCGCTCTGACTCCAgggttcagaaggctgaacaattgcttcattaaaactatactatattacattaataCTATATTATAACTATACTAAAGGCTACTAAAGAATACTCTACTAAACTATTCTACTGAAAAACCAGTGACTGtctgagacagccaggacacagctttgagtGATTGGCCAATCATTCAAAACAACTTTCACCAGTGTCCAATTAATCAAATCACTTTcggtaaacaatctccagaacCCATTCCACGTGTGCAAAAATGGGAGCAGTGAATAGAGATAAaagttcttttctcttcctctttgtacttctcactgccttcccaggagaaatccttgggaagttgtgcctgctgctctctgagagGAGAGCTGATGCCACAAGGAGGTGCTTCCTTAGGTCTCCCTCCTCAGCTGCCCCTTTTCATATAGCTTGTTGAAATGTATCTTTCAAACCACCACCTGCTCTGTTAAATTTGATTAAAACTCACAGATTAGATGTCAGTGATCAGAGCAGGCAGAAGTGAGTGCACACAGCTTGGGCACACAGGCCTCTCCTCTCAATGAAAAATTCCATGCCATAATGAGACAATGTGACACAAATCATAAAGTGCCACAGCTCACAGTGCCAACTGCCCTGATCCAAACTAAAGCAACAGGGATGTCATCAAGCTCTAATCTGGCTGCAGGTTTTCTCCCACAGGGAGAAAGGAGTGTGTCCCCCGTGGTAGCTAACAATGCTGTGTCCTTCCTGCAGACCTGCTGCGGTACCCGGGGTTCATTTACATCCTGGCAGGCTGCGCAGCCGGTGCGCTTATCCTGCTGGTGGCTTTGCCTGCAGCCATATGTTGCTGCATGAAGAGGAGACACAAGTTCATCCCAGTGCCTTCAGGTGAGTGGGGAATGCTGTGACCCCCCCCTCATGAATTTTGGGGAGGACTGTGTTTGTGCAGGCTGGGGTTGACATGGCTTTAGAGTAACCTGGTCTCAGCTGGGTGGCTGCTTGTCCTGCAGCCTgtcctcccttgacctgctggagcagaagtGTGCTTGCTGACAGGCAGCCTCTATAGCTAGCATGGTCTTGAATTAAACCTCACTTTTCCTTTATTCCCCTCACACTTGTGCCctcaccctgtgctcctggcCAGAAGAAAAACCCACAGCAAAACCTCTCCTTAtgggaaataaaacagaacCTCATTCAGGTGTGATCCCAAAATGGTTTCTGATGGCAGTGCTCTGTCAGCACCAGTCCCTGGGAGCAATCTGCCTGTGCAGATCACCTCAAGCTGTGATCCTGgcagcctggccaggctggTCTCTGGCAGGCTGGCAGTGACCACCCTCCGTTCTCGGCAtctgcctgctccaggagcGGAGCCAGCGCCGCCCGAGGAGGGGACACACACACGTGTGGGGGTCTGGcctcacagcagccctgccagggctggggctgtgggggcctCCTCCTTCAAATCTCTGGGTTTGGCTtcacagaggaggagaaggatgaCGGGCTGACAATGTCAGTGGTGTCCGGTGAAGGCACGAAGAGCCCCCCCAATGGAGACCGCGTCGAGGctcaggctgcccaggctgACCGTCCTCCCAAGCCTGGTGAGTCCAGGTCTGAGGTCAGACACCTTCTTTAGGGGGGACACAGTGCTTGTGTGAGGCTGCAGGGCATGGAGGTGGCAGTAGAGAGGGGCCTGGGACATGCCAGCACGGGGAAGGTgccgcagcttctgcaggagtTGCAGCAGGGCATTTTTCAGTACCTTGCTCATGCCAGGAGAGGCAGGCATCGCACAAGCATCCCACAGagggtgctgccagcaggctgcaggctgTCTGTTCCACTGTCTCCTGTGCTAAAACACTTACCTCAGAAACAGcaacccccccctccccaaaactcAGCAGTTGTCCTGTACTTTTCTCACCCTTCTCCCCTCTCATCAGtaacattttataaaaattgatGCTGTTTTTTAAGCAGTCATCTTCAGGACAGCAGGAACCAATATGCTGAGCTGTAAACACAGCTAAATCCCATCAAAGCCAGAGGCTTGTGTATTTTCTTAAATTGAGGCTAGAGTGGGAATATggtcacattttaaaattctcaaAGAAATCAAGCATAAACCCCCACAGCCTTAGCACAATATGGtcaagagagtgcagtgataAAAACCCTCCAGAAATGTCCTGTTCTGTAAGTGCTTGATATTAGTACTCCACTTTTTGCATTATGTTTCCCTCAGTTTTGCTTCCCAAACACAAGTGCTGGCAACACCTTGCCTAGTAATGCCCCATCATCAGCTGAAGTAGGTTTGGCAGAGACATCATGAACTGGAGCAGTTTTTCATAGGTCATAGCTTGGTCTCAGCACTGCTGTCTCCATTTCTGGTGTCCTTCACTGCACCATGCACACCCTCCTGTagctctgctgtgctttaaATCTAGCCTTGGATACTCTTTGCTCTGCTTTCAAAATATTATATGCTACTCATGAACCTAGAgcaagaaagaggaagaaaaggtcTTTCAGCtcattgtttaatattaatataCTTCAAGTGTAgagcttttaataaaaaattcaaatattataagtttaattaaaaagtagttcatatttaaattttttacaaTTAAGTAAAAAGCAGAGATGCATGTGGAAACTAGGCAAGAACTAAATGTGTGCTGTTAGCCAGCTTGAATTACTCAGATGTAAGTGAATAGATTTGGCTTTAGTATTTTGGTACTAGAGGTTTGGTACTAAAGCACTCTGGTACTAAGAAGCCAGAGAGCTTCAATACCAAAGTGCCCTAAGGCACGATGCATAGCTCAGTAAATGAGCAGTTACAGAGAAAATTGGAATTTGACTTGCGGATGCCTGGGGCAAGGGAGTGAGTGTATTAGGCAGCCTGCAGCCTAATTAGGGACCAAGGGTGGATTTCCATGAGGGTGAGCCATAGTGTGGGCACTTATAAActgtttctcccttttccaGATGCTGCCCAGACTGGTCAAGGTGTTGAGCCCCAGGCAGTGGCAGAAGAAAACTTACCAGTGCAGATAGAAGCTGAGGAAATTCCAGATGCTGAGGTCCTGGTTGATATGGAAAGCCAGGAAGATGCCTCAGACTGTTTCCCAGATCCAACTGATGACTGATCCGACGTGCTTGCTCCTCCACCCTGAAGCCTGTGACACTTGTCCTTTGCATCCCATAGTCTCACTGTGTCTGGAAAATTTTAGCAGGGGAAAGAAGTGAGGTGTCAGACCCTCTGAcctcatttaaaaagaaaaaagaaaattcagagaaaagcaCACACGTGGCTTCAAGGCCCACTGCCGTGGCCTGACAGGCTCACCAACAAACAAAAGGGGCAGCTCTTTGATGCTTTGCCTGAtaacagagctgcagctcaacTGAGGAGCCCGGGGACAGCCTGGGATGAGagggctcctcctgctccctgcccaccccatgCCTCGCCTGCCTTTGCCAGCCAGGGGCAGGCACTACAGGCAGGTTGAGGTGCCTGCCAgtcccaggcagcagccaagGGCTTGCCTGAAATTTCCTGAGAAAACCTCTTCTCGGGAGACTTCAGGGCAGTTTTTTCCCAGGCCCTGCCAAGGAGACTCAAAGGAGGTCTGCTGTCCTGGGTGCTCACCTGGGTCACTCCTCTGAGCTCCAGATTTGGCTCTCACCTcttgctgcctggagcaggagcagtggtGG
The sequence above is a segment of the Haemorhous mexicanus isolate bHaeMex1 chromosome 2, bHaeMex1.pri, whole genome shotgun sequence genome. Coding sequences within it:
- the LOC132340985 gene encoding uncharacterized protein LOC132340985 codes for the protein MDFGSPLTLLCLLVIITVTQGSAIWTGVLSGDSAVFSLEIQSLQNFSSMSKEDKKCSTTVLNDTLLAKCGTSASRWLNLENGSLVLRSVEKEDEGKYGFVFQNTARNFTLEVFEPTIGIQCFPDGTAELSCNVASNEILVFRWLLNGTHLKAEGACIKDAGKKVHLGKTEPGEFVCEILKGNSVTRTRPITLSCSYDLLRYPGFIYILAGCAAGALILLVALPAAICCCMKRRHKFIPVPSEEEKDDGLTMSVVSGEGTKSPPNGDRVEAQAAQADRPPKPDAAQTGQGVEPQAVAEENLPVQIEAEEIPDAEVLVDMESQEDASDCFPDPTDD